The genomic window gtaaaaaaaaaataaaagagCAAACGGAAAGGtttatattaaagaaaaattatataatcataaatataatcataaatataatcacaaaaataaacataaatataaacataaaaattttaataaattataatatcaaaaaagaaaaaaaaaataataaacatatatataatttattatatatatatataatatatatatgtaataatgTACTTATGTTGAGAAACATCAATTTCTTCTCTTGGATTAATTgtctatttttttttttttttttttttttttttttttttttttttttttttttttttttttttttttccattNNNNNNNNNNNNNNNNNNNNNNNNNNNNNNNNNNNNNNNNNNNNNNNNNNNNNNNNNNNNNNNNNNNNNNNNNNNNNNNNNNNNNNNNNNNNNNNNNNNNNNNNNNNNNNNNNNNNNNNNNNNNNNNNNNNNNNNNNNNNNNNNNNNNNNNNNNNNNNNNNNNNNNNNNNNNNNNNNNNNNNNNNNNNNNNNNNNNNNNNNNNNNNNNNNNNNNNNNNNNNNNNNNNNNNNNNNNNNNNNNNNNNNNNNNNNNNNNNNNNNNNNNNNNNNNNNNNNNNNNNNNNNNNNNNNNNNNNNNNNNNNNNNNNNNNNNNNNNNNNNNNNNNNNNNNNNNNNNNNNNNNNNNNNNNNNNNNNNNNNNNNNNNNNNNNNNNNNNNNNNNNNNNNNNNNNNNNNNNNNatataaaaaaaaaaaaaattaataataaaaattaattttttttttttttttttttttttttttttttttttttttttttggcTAGCTAACTAATTTTATTTCACACTTCATAAACATTTTTGCCTTACTCgttcataaaaattttcaaCTGTTCTTGCAAGTCATTATTTTTCGTTTGATACATTTTTAGTTGCACTGTCAATtcttgtatttttttttcataacTTTGTATAATAGTTTCATTTGCATCATTCAtgttatttaaaataattgaTGAGGATGTGcttttattacataaaacattataattattatcgATGCTATTTCTTTTGTCATCATTATGTAAACTTAAGTGAGTAGAATTATTTAAGAAAGAATAAGGATTCGgatgattattatttgtattattattaactcgtttcattaaatttatttctaattcttctttttgttttttcaaaatttttatttcagcatctttttcttttaatgCATAACTCAAGTTATTGTTAAAACTTAAAAGtgattttatttctatatttaatttGGTATTTTCAATTTTACTTTTTTGAATCATaacttttcttttttcacATAAATcttgtaaaaaatatttctctCGAAATAAACGTTTTACATCGTttgaataatttataaCATCAACACTTTTGTCTAGCGCTTTTTTCTGCTCGTCActaatttttaattcttcCCGATATCCCATGACACTAtcgttttttttattttgaagATATTTCTCAACAAAATCGGGATGCATGATTATTTTACGTGCACTGCTACCGGTTTCATCTAACGATATACGTTCTTTTTCATCAACATTGACTCTGTCAACGTCAGCAACATGGGGAAGAACATCCTTTTCTATAAGGTGTTTACAGTCTTTCAGTTTTTCATATATGTAATCAgcatcatcatcatcatctaTATTGTGATCATCACTCACAATATTCTTATCATGTTCCTCTTTTGTAGACATATTGATATTCACTCCTCCTCCACTTTCAACATACTTTTCCTCTTTTTTCTTATGATCATCTAACAAAACATGATTCCTGTCGATATTAATTAACTCGTCTTCCTGTTCTTTTGATAAAGAACATACAtcttctatttttatttctttttttttttttttctcatgACGACTATTAACAACAACaggtatattattattatcccCTCCTTGGgtattattcatatatatgttgttGTATTTATATGCATTTTCGTTCCCTtgtgttatattttttttatcatatgCCTCAAAaattgtatttatttttttcccatttttttctatatgctcttctttaaaatttgaaatattattattattattattgttgttattattttgatttgTTAAGTTTACCATTTTTAAGTTGCATATATTTTGCTCtacattatcattatttagACCATGATCACTTATCTTTGATTTTTTCCCACGACAATTATCAgtatcattatcattataattatcatcttcatcTTCTTCAGTATCATAACTATACTGTACATTATCCATATGGTTTACATAATCGTATCCGTTAGAACTATCCATGTTTTTCAAATTATTTAGCAACTGatcaatattattcttattattattatcatcattttttgaTATTTCAATGGGTTctatttgtttatttttatctgAAAATAATAACGATTTTGAGACACTTTCTTCTCTTTTAAAACTGTcacatatattatcataaataCTATTAATACGGTCAccttttttgtttatatataaatcattcatattattagaaGCTACATCTGAATAACCACttaaacattttttactaatttctattaatttttttgatcTATTAATTAATACATTGTGGTTATCAATTTCTGCATTTTGTTCAGATAGAGGACATTCTTCACTTTTATCAACATCTGTATTTCTATTATAAATTTCTGACATGACAGAACctattttataattatgttcACCGCTTAAAAATGACTTAAGGaaatgattttttttaaaattttctttaGGACATGAATATGAAATGGACATGGCATCATCTGCAACATGATTCTCACTTtctaaattattattattattattgttattgttgttcttattattgttgttattattattattgttgttattattattattgttgttattattattgttgttgttattattgttgctatatttattgttaatagttttatatttacttttCAATAACATATCTAATTTTTCCAAAGAATCAAATGTACTATTATgcttttttaaaaaattataagatgttattttttcttctgAGGGCAATGTAAAATTTCTATATTTCTCCATAGGAAATATAACACTTCCTTCTGAATGATTATCAAAAGTATTAAAAGTAATAAATTTCTTATCgctttttctttctttgTATGTatcataaatttttttattgcTTAATAGATATGTATGATcgtcattttttttatctaatAGTAATTTATTCTTTGAAAAATCGttagatatataataattactattacttttattattattattattattattattattgttgtgATAACTATAAAATCCATCATCTGGCAAAGAAAAATTGTGGCATGATTTGCTCttcaaattaaaaagaCTGGATCTTCTTAATCCgtctttattattattaaataagaaataattattttttccctCATTACAACctatattaatattaatattatcattattattgttattttttatgtcaGATAAATCCTTCcta from Plasmodium reichenowi strain SY57 chromosome 6, whole genome shotgun sequence includes these protein-coding regions:
- a CDS encoding hypothetical protein (conserved Plasmodium protein, unknown function) encodes the protein MTNVNNNMNNSGNNSAPTNEVLWESLYNDFNEITDRNKKHFNYIENSLFNFCKGVSSSEELSYDLSNRRMSDISGLRKNNIRIKLNVNNLITEKSRINNINENTNGVNNNKNNKEELNNVMLNNNINDEYEKESNFILKDEDVEYIKNDTYISCTDVMNSEKTRNSDNFNNSYITSSGNNNFVSKPGSYKCDVENNNTNRKDLSDIKNNNNNDNININIGCNEGKNNYFLFNNNKDGLRRSSLFNLKSKSCHNFSLPDDGFYSYHNNNNNNNNNNKSNSNYYISNDFSKNKLLLDKKNDDHTYLLSNKKIYDTYKERKSDKKFITFNTFDNHSEGSVIFPMEKYRNFTLPSEEKITSYNFLKKHNSTFDSLEKLDMLLKSKYKTINNKYSNNNNNNNNNNNNNNNNNNNNNNNNNKNNNNNNNNNNLESENHVADDAMSISYSCPKENFKKNHFLKSFLSGEHNYKIGSVMSEIYNRNTDVDKSEECPLSEQNAEIDNHNVLINRSKKLIEISKKCLSGYSDVASNNMNDLYINKKGDRINSIYDNICDSFKREESVSKSLLFSDKNKQIEPIEISKNDDNNNKNNIDQLLNNLKNMDSSNGYDYVNHMDNVQYSYDTEEDEDDNYNDNDTDNCRGKKSKISDHGLNNDNVEQNICNLKMVNLTNQNNNNNNNNNNISNFKEEHIEKNGKKINTIFEAYDKKNITQGNENAYKYNNIYMNNTQGGDNNNIPVVVNSRHEKKKKKEIKIEDVCSLSKEQEDELINIDRNHVLLDDHKKKEEKYVESGGGVNINMSTKEEHDKNIVSDDHNIDDDDDADYIYEKLKDCKHLIEKDVLPHVADVDRVNVDEKERISLDETGSSARKIIMHPDFVEKYLQNKKNDSVMGYREELKISDEQKKALDKSVDVINYSNDVKRLFREKYFLQDLCEKRKVMIQKSKIENTKLNIEIKSLLSFNNNLSYALKEKDAEIKILKKQKEELEINLMKRVNNNTNNNHPNPYSFLNNSTHLSLHNDDKRNSIDNNYNVLCNKSTSSSIILNNMNDANETIIQSYEKKIQELTVQLKMYQTKNNDLQEQLKIFMNE